A region of Gammaproteobacteria bacterium DNA encodes the following proteins:
- a CDS encoding type II toxin-antitoxin system VapC family toxin, with protein MAVEAIYVSSMSAWEVAMLAAKGRLRLTTDVVSWIRKSEALPFISFVPVNNTIACGSVTLPESPPNDPADRIIISTALSLGAALITKDRKIRDYGPAQAIW; from the coding sequence ATGGCGGTGGAGGCGATCTACGTCTCATCAATGAGCGCGTGGGAGGTCGCAATGCTGGCGGCCAAAGGACGCTTGCGTTTGACGACCGATGTAGTGAGTTGGATTAGGAAGTCTGAGGCTTTGCCCTTTATCAGCTTTGTTCCGGTAAACAATACCATCGCTTGCGGGTCGGTTACTCTGCCGGAGTCGCCGCCCAATGATCCTGCCGATAGGATTATCATCAGCACGGCTTTGTCCCTCGGCGCTGCGCTGATCACGAAGGATCGCAAGATTCG